The Desulfohalovibrio reitneri genome contains a region encoding:
- a CDS encoding aspartate carbamoyltransferase catalytic subunit has product MTREDTPTWPHKDLLDVDQLSLEEIHRVFETALSLQEINQRPVKKVPTLRGRSVVLFFAEPSTRTKTSFDMAGKRLSADTFSLAQSSSSLTKGESLKDTALTLQAMSPDAIVIRHWASGAAQFLAERLECSVINAGDGWHAHPTQALLDGFTLFQEWGTLQGKTILILGDIAHSRVARSNVNLLTRLGANVRLCGPRTLLPHDTSSWPVEVYTDLDKACRDADGVMCLRLQLERMQSGMLPDLREYARTYGLAPRHLERAADDCRVLHPGPMNRGVEIDSALADSLSSLVLDQVSAGVATRMALLFLYLTRTEAS; this is encoded by the coding sequence ATGACACGGGAAGACACCCCCACCTGGCCCCACAAGGACCTCCTCGACGTGGACCAGCTCTCCCTTGAGGAGATCCACCGCGTCTTCGAAACCGCCCTCTCCTTGCAGGAGATCAACCAGCGTCCCGTGAAGAAGGTTCCCACGCTGCGCGGCCGCAGCGTCGTCCTCTTCTTCGCCGAGCCCTCCACCCGCACCAAGACCTCTTTCGACATGGCGGGCAAGCGGCTCTCCGCCGACACCTTCTCCCTGGCCCAGTCCTCCTCCTCCCTGACCAAGGGGGAGAGCCTCAAGGACACCGCCCTGACCCTGCAGGCCATGAGCCCTGACGCCATCGTCATCCGCCACTGGGCCAGCGGCGCGGCGCAATTCCTGGCCGAGCGGCTGGAGTGCTCGGTCATCAATGCGGGCGACGGCTGGCACGCCCACCCCACCCAGGCCCTGCTGGACGGCTTCACCCTCTTCCAGGAGTGGGGGACGCTCCAGGGCAAGACAATCCTCATTTTGGGCGACATCGCCCACTCCCGGGTGGCCCGCTCCAACGTCAACCTGCTCACCCGGCTGGGGGCGAATGTCCGCCTCTGCGGCCCGCGCACCCTGCTGCCGCACGACACCTCCTCCTGGCCGGTGGAGGTGTACACCGACCTGGACAAGGCCTGCCGCGACGCGGACGGCGTCATGTGCCTGCGGCTGCAGCTGGAGCGCATGCAGTCCGGCATGCTGCCCGACCTGCGCGAGTACGCCCGCACCTACGGCCTGGCCCCGCGCCACCTGGAGCGCGCCGCCGATGACTGCCGGGTGCTGCACCCCGGCCCCATGAACCGTGGCGTGGAGATCGACTCCGCCCTGGCCGACTCCCTCTCCTCCCTGGTCCTGGACCAGGTGTCCGCCGGGGTGGC